A window of Nicotiana tabacum cultivar K326 chromosome 24, ASM71507v2, whole genome shotgun sequence contains these coding sequences:
- the LOC142178410 gene encoding uncharacterized protein LOC142178410, whose protein sequence is MGIASEWYINQDISHWHIWDDLARDFVRQFQYNIDIAPYRNSLTNFKKKTTESFREYAIKWREQASRVKPPMDEAEMVNVFLQAQEADYFQNMMFAMGKLFAEAIKIGEMVENGLKIGRIISQFALRATSQAIQNGSGGLANRKKREEGALMTSALKAIIAIVDSEARPKTVLKQARKEKKITLTPQVAETNTGAAPAKDAIFYVPRALRKEQLMLNTPKRFEQRKVTLNVLKLYVPKETYVARGPVISPRLNKPVVISRAPQSPMRDPTAVPWNYSKTMVTYKGKEIMGEVNEMNQPRKYPNPEEQKMLKLSKDKRFPPKKPVSSEEVEEFFRKMKTSEYAIIDQLRKTPSQVSLLSLFISSNEHQKVLLKTLNEAYVPVEISVEQLERMAEQFFEVNRISFSRDDLPQEGAAHNKALHLTVKCKGYYMKRVMLDGGSGVDIFPLSTL, encoded by the exons ATGGGAATTGCGTCAGAATGGTACATAAATCAGGACATCTCCcattggcatatatgggatgacttGGCTCGAGATTTTGTCAGGCAATTTCAATACAATATTGATATAGCTCCATATAGGAATTCTCTAACCAATTTCAAGAAGAAAACCACGGAAAGCTTCCGTGAATATGCTATCAAGTGGCGTGAGCAAGCATCCAGAGTGAAACCGCCTATGGATGAGGCAGAAATGGTCAATGTTTTCTTGCAGGCCCAAGAGGccgattactttcaaaacatgatgtttGCAATGGGCAAACTTTTTGCAGAGGCCATAAAAATCggagaaatggtagaaaatggcttgaaaattGGCCGAATCATAAGTCAATTTGCTTTGAGAGCCACCTCCCAAGCCATCCAGAATGGCTCGGGAGGTTTAGCAAATCGAAAGAAGAGGGAAGAAGGAGCCTTGATGACTTCAG CTTTGAAAGCTATCATCGCCATTGTCGATTCAGAGGCAAGACCTAAAACGGTGTTGAAACAAGccagaaaagagaagaaaatcacTCTAACTCCTCAAGTTGCAGAAACAAATACTGGGGCAGCACCAGCTAAGGACGCAATTTTCTATGTTCCTAGGGCCCTAAGGAAAGAACAACTCATGTTGAACACTCCCAAAAGATTTGAGCAGAGGAAAGTCACGCTAAATGTGTTAAAGTTGTATGTGCCAAAAGAGACTTATGTGGCGCGGGGGCcggtaatttcaccaaggctgaataAGCCCGTGGTTATTAGCCGCGCACCACAGAGCCCTATGAGAGACCCCACTGCAGTCCCCTGGAATTATAGCAAAACAATGGttacttacaaggggaaagagattATGGGAGAGGTGAACGAAATGAACCAACCTAGGAAATACCCCAACCCAGAAGAGCAAAAGATGTTAAAACTGAGCAAGGATAAACGGTTTCCGCCTAAGAAGCCTGTGAGTTCTGAGGAAGTAGAAGAGTTTTTTCGAAAAATGAAAACTTCGGAATATGCAATAATTGACCAGCTCAGGAAGACTCCTTCCCAGGTTTCACTTTTATCTCTTTTTATTAGCTCAAATGAACATCAGAAGGTACTCCTGAAAACATTGAACGAGGCATATGTCCCGGTTGAAAtttcagttgaacaactggaaagAATGGCTGAACAATTCTTTGAAGTTAATAGGATTTCCTTCAGCCGTGATGATTTGCCCCAAGAGGGAGCCGCCCATAACAAAGCCCTTCACTTGACTGTCAAATGCAAAGGTTATTATATGAAGAGAGTCATGCTAGATGGTGGGTCTGGGGTCGACATTTTCCCTCTCTCAACGCTCTAG
- the LOC107818556 gene encoding vesicle transport v-SNARE 13-like: MSQVFEGYERQYCELSANLTKKCTSASILDGEQKKQKVSEIKAGLDDAEALIRKMDLEARSLPPNVKATLLAKLREYKSDLNNLKTEVKRITSANANPAARDELLESGMSDAMMVSADQRQRLMMSTERLNQSSDRIRQGRKMMLETEELGVSILQDLHGQRQSLLHAHDTLHGVDDNISRSKKILTTMSRRMSRNKWIIGSIVAVLVLAILLILYFKLSH; encoded by the exons ATGAGTCAGGTGTTTGAAGGATATGAGCGACAATACTGTGAGCTTTCAGCTAATTTAACGAAGAAGTGCACCTCGGCTAGTATCCTCGATGGAG AACAGAAGAAACAAAAAGTGTCTGAAATAAAAGCTGGTCTGGATGATGCTGAGGCATTG ATTCGGAAAATGGACCTAGAGGCTCGGAGCTTACCACCTAATGTGAAGGCCACACTTCTTGCCAAGTTAAGAGAATACAAAAGTGATCTGAACAATTTGAAAACTGAAGTTAAAAGAATCACATCAGCTAATGCTAACCCAGCTGCAAGGGATGAGTTGCTGGAATCTGGAATGTCAGATGCCATGATG GTCTCTGCTGATCAAAGACAAAGGTTGATGATGTCAACAGAGAGACTAAACCAGTCAAGTGACAGGATCAGGCAAGGTCGAAAAATGATGCTCGAAACGGAGGAGCTTGGGGTCTCAATTCTTCAAGATTTGCATGGGCAACGTCAGTCTCTCCTGCATGCACATGACACA CTTCATGGGGTAGATGATAACATTAGTAGGAGCAAGAAGATACTGACAACCATGTCAAGGAGGATGAGCAGGAATAAATGGATCATTGGTTCGATCGTTGCTGTGTTGGTCCTTGCAATCCTCTTAATTCTTTATTTTAAGCTGTCCCATTAG